Genomic DNA from Torulaspora delbrueckii CBS 1146 chromosome 8, complete genome:
ACCGTAAGCCGTAGTTCCAGCTgttatttttttattttttgcTCCAATTGCTTTTAGAAGTTCACCGCGATACCTAACATATTTATCAAGTCTCTCTTCCTTCACACACCTCACTACAGTAATTAGAGAATCATCAGACAATGACTACTCTTGTTTTGGGTGCTACAGGACTATGTGGTAAGGCTATTTTGAAATACTGTGAGAATTCACGAGAGTTGGGTGAAATCTGCACTATCACAAGAAGGGCTTTACCCTTTCAATCTACTGCTGTACAAAAAGTCGACAAAGATACGACCAAATGGGGACAGTACATCCCAAACGAACATTTAGAGTTTGTGTTTACTGGGCTTGCCACTACGAGAGGAGCTGCAGGTGGCTTCGATAAACAATACAAGATCGATCATGATTTAAACATAGAGTTGGCTAAAGTGGCAAAGGAAAAGGGCTGTTCTACTTTCGTACTAGTGAGCAGTGGCGGTGCCAAGGAAGACTCTATGTTTGCATacatgaagatgaagggTGAGATTGAGCGGGACATCCTAGCCTTGGGTTTTGATCACACAATAATCCTACGTCCTGGTCCACTTTTAGGTGATAGGTTGACGTCAAAGGGGCTTATCACAGACGTATTCTCCAAGATCGGTTCCTGGATGTACAAAAGTAGGTTCCAGGTCCTAGGTGGCTATCCAGTCTATGGAGATGAAGTTGGTAAGGTCGGAGTCCACCTTGCTTTGAAGGAATCTGCACCAAACGGTAAGAAGGTGCGTATCGTTGAAAGCAAAGAAATTATCGAAATAGCTGAAAGTCTTCGGTAGAAGTTTGGTCGGTGCACATTCTTTTAATAATTTACAGTATGTAGTTTTTTATTCTGGCAGAGACTCGCTTCTGTTAACAATCGCGAAGACCTGCAAATAGCACTGGAGGGTGACAACAGGGTCAAAAGGCCCGGTCGGAACAACGTTATTGACATAATCGGATGGCAGCAGCTAGTGACAATCATTATGGGATTGTGATAGATGCGGGTTCTTCCGGCTCTAGGATTCATATTTTTGAATGGCAAGATCCCGCTGCTTTGAACAATGCAAAAGTGACTGAAGAGCTAAAGCAGTCGGTACCCCAGATCTTCCAGGATAAAGACTGGACCTATAAAGTGACCCCAGGGCTTTCCAAGTATGAAGAGAAGCCACAAAAGGCTTTTTCCAAGCACATAAAACCGCTACTCGAGTATGCCAAGAACATCATTCCTGAGGACAAAGTCAAAGAAACCCCAGTCTTTGTCCAGGCTACCGCTGGGATGAGGTTACTTCCTgcgaagaagagagatAAGATTCTCGAGGATGTGTGCCACGGTATAAAACATTCGACCgattttcttctcagcAACTGTGAATCACAGGTTCAAGTCATCGATGGCGAGACAGAGGGCTTGTACGGATGGATAGGCTTGAACTATTTGTTag
This window encodes:
- the FMP52 gene encoding Fmp52p (similar to Saccharomyces cerevisiae YER004W; ancestral locus Anc_7.148) encodes the protein MTTLVLGATGLCGKAILKYCENSRELGEICTITRRALPFQSTAVQKVDKDTTKWGQYIPNEHLEFVFTGLATTRGAAGGFDKQYKIDHDLNIELAKVAKEKGCSTFVLVSSGGAKEDSMFAYMKMKGEIERDILALGFDHTIILRPGPLLGDRLTSKGLITDVFSKIGSWMYKSRFQVLGGYPVYGDEVGKVGVHLALKESAPNGKKVRIVESKEIIEIAESLR